From Longimicrobium sp., one genomic window encodes:
- the hisF gene encoding imidazole glycerol phosphate synthase subunit HisF, with translation MSLAKRIIPCLDVKDGRVVKGIQFVGLRDAGDPVEQAVRYDEQRADELCFLDITASHEGRASMLDVIRRTADSIFIPFTVGGGIRSVDDFNAILGAGADKVAVNTAALADPDLVRRAADHYGSQCVVVAVDARRTATGDVESGWEVYTHGGRKPTGIDAVAWARRAQELGAGEILLTSMDRDGTRDGYDLPLLEAVSREVRIPVIASGGAGALEHLDSALAAGAHAVLAASIFHFGEYTLAEARRYLAARGHPVRQ, from the coding sequence ATGAGCCTGGCGAAGCGCATCATCCCCTGCCTGGACGTCAAGGACGGGCGGGTGGTGAAGGGAATCCAGTTCGTGGGGCTGCGCGACGCGGGCGACCCCGTGGAGCAGGCCGTCCGCTACGACGAGCAACGCGCGGACGAGCTCTGCTTCCTGGACATCACCGCCAGCCACGAGGGCCGCGCGTCGATGCTCGACGTCATTCGGCGCACGGCGGACAGCATCTTCATTCCGTTCACGGTGGGCGGCGGCATCCGCTCGGTCGACGACTTCAACGCCATCCTGGGCGCCGGGGCCGACAAGGTGGCCGTCAACACCGCCGCGCTGGCCGACCCGGACCTGGTGCGGCGCGCGGCCGACCACTACGGCTCGCAGTGCGTGGTGGTGGCCGTCGATGCGCGGCGCACCGCCACAGGTGACGTGGAGAGCGGCTGGGAGGTGTACACGCATGGCGGCCGCAAGCCCACGGGCATCGACGCCGTGGCGTGGGCGCGGCGCGCGCAGGAGCTGGGCGCGGGAGAGATCCTGCTGACTTCCATGGACCGGGACGGCACCCGCGACGGCTACGACCTGCCGCTGCTGGAGGCGGTCAGCCGCGAGGTGCGCATCCCCGTCATCGCGTCGGGCGGCGCGGGGGCGCTGGAGCATCTGGACAGCGCCCTGGCGGCGGGCGCGCACGCCGTGCTGGCGGCGTCGATCTTCCATTTCGGCGAGTACACGCTGGCCGAGGCGCGCCGGTACCTGGCCGCGCGCGGGCACCCCGTGCGGCAGTAG